The Xiphophorus hellerii strain 12219 chromosome 5, Xiphophorus_hellerii-4.1, whole genome shotgun sequence genome window below encodes:
- the asah1b gene encoding LOW QUALITY PROTEIN: acid ceramidase (The sequence of the model RefSeq protein was modified relative to this genomic sequence to represent the inferred CDS: inserted 1 base in 1 codon), giving the protein MAQSKVTRGNSNFRKLEASLKPKQTEAPXFRLVRMARGVLLLLATFLAVSAAQFVPPYTEDCRTGMYPPDGPTFKGPVSWYTIDLDLPPSKRWTAVITDKKTELTGMIQAIRDLANAFVPSGRLIELVDITLPLMADSLPSPFGEEIKGIADASGVPLGEVVLFNIFYEVFTVCTSVVAQDQKGNLLHGRNLDFGLFLGWDVKNKSWTISEKLKPLVVNLDFRRSNKTVFKSTNFAGYVGMLTGIKPHAFTLTMNERFSLDGGYIGILEWIMGQRDGMWMSFLTRSVLEKANSYKEAKNQLALTKMLAPAYFILGGNQTGEGCIITRSRELSIDVLDIDVKLDRWYVLETNYDHWKEPFFLDDRRTPAMKCMNKTTQANISVKTLYDVLSTKPVLNKLTTYTTLMQVSEGKLESYIRDCPDPCMPW; this is encoded by the exons ATGGCCCAGTCCAAAGTCACGAGGGGAAACAGCAACTTCCGCAAACTTGAAGCGTCACTGAAACCCAAACAGACGGAGGCTC GGTTCAGGCTGGTAAGAATGGCTCGCGgggttcttcttcttctggccACTTTTCTCGCCGTCTCGGCGGCTCAGTTCGTCCCACCG TACACAGAGGACTGCCGGACGGGCATGTACCCTCCGGACGGTCCGAC GTTCAAAGGTCCGGTCAGCTGGTACACCATTGACCTTGACCTGCCCCCCAGCAAGAGATGGACGGCTGTGAtcactgacaaaaaaacagaa CTGACCGGGATGATCCAAGCCATCAGGGACTTGGCCAACGCGTTTGTTCCCAGCGGAAGGCTGATAGAGCTGGTTGACATCACGCTG CCTCTGATGGCGGACTCTCTCCCAAGCCCGTTTGGCGAGGAGATCAAGGGAATCGCTGACGCCTCGGGGGTTCCTCTCG GAGAAGTTGTTCTGTTTAACATCTTTTACGAGGTGTTCACCGTTTGCACGTCTGTTGTTGCGCAAGATCAGAAAG ggAACCTCCTCCATGGCAGGAATTTagattttggattatttttggg CTGGGATGTAAAGAACAAGTCGTGGACCATCAGTGAGAAGCTGAAGCCTCTGGTGGTCAACCTGGACTTCAGAAGGAGCAACAAAACCGTCTTCAAGTCCACAAACTTCGCCGGCTACGTCGGCATGCTCACCGGCATCAAGCCg CACGCCTTCACGCTGACTATGAACGAGCGCTTCAGCCTAGACGGAGGATACATCG GGATCCTGGAGTGGATCATGGGACAAAGAGACGGGATGTGGATGAGCTTTCTCACTCGATCGGTCCTGGAGAAAGCAAAcag CTACAAGGAAGCCAAGAACCAGCTGGCTCTGACCAAGATGCTGGCCCCAGCGTACTTCATCCTGGGAGGAAACCAAACCGGAGAAGGCTGCATCATCACCAGGTCCAGGGAGCTCAGCATCGACGTGCTGGA CATCGACGTGAAACTGGACCGCTGGTACGTTCTGGAGACCAACTACGACCACTGGAAGGAGCCCTTCTTCCTGGACGACCGCCGGACTCCTGCCATGAAGTGCATGAACAAGACAACACAGGCA AACATCTCTGTGAAAACCCTGTATGATGTTCTCTCAACCAAACCAGTGTTAAACAAG ctgaCCACCTACACAACACTGATGCAAGTGTCTGAAGGCAAGCTGGAGTCGTACATCCGGGACTGTCCTGACCCCTGCATGCCCTGGTGA